A segment of the Parasphingopyxis algicola genome:
ACTTCCTATCGGAAGTTCGCGGCACCGGCCCGCTCCCCCTCCCGGCCTCCCAACAGGGTACACTCAATGGGAGGCCGGGAGGGGGAGCGGGCCGGTGCCGCGCTAAACCGACAGGTTTAGTCTGACAAACCTCAAGCCTGCGGCGCATCGCGCCAGTCGATCACCGCCTTCTCGCCGAAAGGCAGCGGATCGGGCGGGCACGCGTCGGGCGGGACGTCGGCGAGGGTGCCGGTCAGCTCGGCAAGGTCGTCGCGGGCGCGATCGACCGGGTCCCGGATCACAACGTCCATCAGGCCGGAAAGATTGCCATAGGTCATCGGCGCGAGATGCTTGAGCAGGAAGAGATGCAGCCGCTCTGACGGGCGGATGCGCGTCGCGACGAGCTCGCCCTCCTTCCATGTCTCCTCGCGCATGCCGTTCACCACCCGGTCGAACGCCAGCGCGACGAGCCGCGACGAGGCGAGCCGCAACGCCGCCTCCCAGGCATGGCCGAACGCCTCCCCGTCGGGCCGCGCGCGCAGCCGGTATGCCGATCGCGCGCTCATCCCCGCCGCGGCCGCCGCCTCCCGCACGCAACCGGTTTCGGCGAGCGTTTCGACGAACAATCGCTGCCGCTCCGCCGACCAGCCATTGCGCTGCCTGCGCGGGGAGGCGGGCGTGAAATCGAGGACGGAAGGGGATGGGACATCGCCGGCGTCGGCGGGTTCGGAGGCGGCGGTATCGGCGTCGGGTTCGTCGGGTGGAACGGGGGCAAGCGAGTCCATGATGGCATCTCCTCGGTTCAATGAAAATGCCTATTATAACCTATATGGTGTATTGTAGGACAGCATATTGGATAAAAGTCCGTCACCCCGGACTCGATCCGGGGTCCAGGGCGGCAGGCGGCGTCGCTCTTGGCTCTGGATTGATCGCAGATCAGCTTCGCTTCCCGGGTCAAGCCCGGAATGACGAAAGCGGCCGACCTACCAACTCGTGATCCGCGCCTTGATGCCATAGGCGTCGCACAGCGCCTTGAAATGGTCGACGGCCTGGGCATCGCCTTCGAATTCGGCGTGGAGCAGTACGGCGGCGAGGCGGGGGACGTCCTTCGCCTCCACCGTGCAGAAGCGCTCATAATCGCCATCGCCCATCATCCCCTCGACCAGCGGCCCGCCATCGCAGCAATCGATGGTGAGGTCGCCATTATCGTGCAGCGTTAGCCCGACCGAACGCCCCGGCTCCCGCGCCAGCTCGACCATCCGCCCCTGCGCAATGGCAGCGCCGTTCCAGGATGTGCGTTTGGAGGGCGTGCTGTCGGACATGGGCGGGAGGATAGGGCGGGTGCGGGGGAAAGGGAATATTCCAAACTATTGAGTCAGGTTTTCACCATACTCTCTCCAAAACGCCTCGCAGTCACCATCTACTTTATCGGTAAATACACCATTTGGAGCTTGTACCTTACACGCAGTACTAACTCTCTCCTTTGTGAGTTCCCACTTTGGCCTCGGAATGTCGTACGTCGATGCGAAAAAGCGCAATGTCGTGCGAGACAGGTGCTCTGGCAAAGTCAGCAGTTTGATGTTTTGCTCAAGAAATCCAAATCCCAAAAAGACTAGATTCGTACAGCGGGAGATTTGCTGTTGAGCGTAATCGAGCGCTGTATCTTCGCTGCGCGCTTCCGAATATGTCCTTATCCTCTTCGCCATTCGTACCAAGTTTGTCGGATTAGCCTGTGCTCCATACTCGATTTTCTCGCCACCATCCTGATAGGGTAAATTTCCTAGGCTACCGTAGGGGTGATATATCCTCAGCGTTCTAGCGATTTCCGCCGCTTCAGACTCATCGACTTCGTAGACTTGCCGCAACCAGTGAAACACAAAATGTTCGACACATCGGTCGTAGTTGAAATTGATGATGTAGAGATTCCGAAAGGCGCTCTTCAAATCAGCCACACCCAATCCGCGAGTTACGTCCCTTAGCAGCGAAGTGAGCCAGCTCTGCGCGGCTGATTGCGGCAATCCGCCGCCACTCGAATATTTGTCAACATATATGCTCGATCCGCGTTCCGCCTCGACGATCACCTTGGCGATGCCAAGTTTCGCGCAGTCAGCCTTCAGGTGATTAGCGCTGTGCCGCTCGATATACTCGTCAATTGAAGCAGAAAAAGTCATGGCGTTAGCGATCTGCACCGCTGCCGCGCGATGTGGATTGATATCGCCCCCTTGTCCGTCACTTTGTCGTACCAAATGCCGCAAAGCCTCAACGATTTGCGGACTGCCACTTTCGAGTTGGCTACCAAAATCGTCAAACATTATATTCAGGTCGTGAGCCAACAGGTCACGAAGCCCATCCCCTAGCGGTAAGCCAAAATTCTTACTCGATCCTGCGCCTAGAACGAGAACAGTAAGGTGATTCCTCAATTCGCACCCTACTCCGCCGCCACCGGCTTCTCGCCGAACATGTCCTCGCCTTCGTCCTCGCCCTCGTCGTCGTTGGCCTTGCCCTTTTTGCGTTCGTCGAAGCTGTCCCAGACCTGGTTCCAGTCGCCGCGCGTCGCGCCCTTGCTGTATTCCGTCGCGCGGGTCTCGAAGAAGTTGGCGTGCTCGACGCCGTTGAGGAGCGGCGCGAGCCAGGGCAAAGGATGGTCGTCGATCATATAGACGGCGGGGAGGCCGAGCTGGCCGAGGCGCCAGTCGGCGATGTAGCGGATATAGCGCTTGATCTCCTTGGCCGTCATGCCGGGCACCGCGCCTTCGGAGAAAGCGAGATCGATAAACGCGTCTTCGAGCCGCACCGTCTTCTGGCAGCAATCGATAATCTCTTCCTTGACGTTTTTCGTCAGGCAATCGCGCTCCTCGCAGAAAGCGTGGAAGAGCTTGATGATGCCTTCGCAGTGCAGGCTCTCGTCGCGGACGGACCACGATACGATCTGCCCCATGCCCTTCATCTTGTTGAAGCGCGGGAAGTTCATCAGCATGGCGAAGGACGCGAAGAGCTGTAGCCCTTCGGTAAAGCCGCCGAACATGGCGAGCGTCTTGGCGATATCCTCGTCCGTGTCGACGCCGAACTCGTTCAGATAATCGTGCTTGGCCTTCATCTCCTCATATTCGAGGAACATGGAATATTCGCTCTCGGGCATGCCGATCGTATCGAGGAGATGGCTGTACGCGGCGATATGGACCGTCTCCATGTTGCTGAACGCGGTCAGCATCATCTTGATCTCGGTCGGCTTGAACACGCGGCCATATTTGTCGTGATAGCAGTCCTGCACCTCGACATCGGCCTGGGTGAAGAAGCGGAAGATCTGGGTGAGCAGTGCGCGCTCGTGATCGGTGAGCTTCTGCGCCCAGTCCCGGCAGTCCTCGCCGAGCGGCACTTCCTCGGGCATCCAGTGGATCTGCTGCTGGCGTTTCCAGAAGTCGTACGCCCAGGGATATTCGAAGGGTTTGTAGGTCTTGCGGGCTTCGAGAAGGGACATCAATCAAACTCCAAATCGTAAATTTGTCCGTTACTCCCTCTCCCCTTGTGGGAGAGGGTCGGGGTGAGGGGGCCGGCCTCAGGCCGGCGCGCAACTTCGTCGCACACCCCTCATCCGGCCCTTCGGGCCACCTTCTCCCACAAGGGGAGAAGGAAGGGCGGTGGCGATCCGCTCAAGCACGCCGTCGGTATTCGACAGCACGTCTTTGTTCCAGAAGCGAAGAACGCGATAGCCTTCGCCTTCGAGAAACCGTGTCCGGATGGCGTCCTGTTCGGTACGCTCAGCATGCTGCCCGCCATCGACTTCGATGATCAGTGCTGCGCGATGCGAGGCGAAGTCGGCGATATAACGGCCGAGCGGTACTTGCCGACGGAATTTCGCGGCGGGCAGTTTTTCGCGCAACGCATACCATATTATAGACTCGGCCGTCGTCGCGTTACGTCGCAGGGCTCGGGCGCGCTGGATAGCGTTCGCAGGCAGGGTATCGCGCGTCATCGCTTCGCGCTCCGGGCGCCGACGCCGAGAAAGACGATGCCGACGAAATAGCCGAAATCGTACCAGCCGCCATTGTTCGGCACGGCGTAGATCGCGACCTCCTCCATGAACAGCGAGACGACCCAGGCGACCGGGAAGATAAAGCCGTGCCACACGCCGAGCAGAAAGCCCGGCGCTTCGGCCGCAACGCCCCCGCCCGATTGCTGCGCCGCGCAGCCCGCCAAAGTGAGGGGGAGCAGGATGGTGAGCGTTGCGAGCGCCGCAACGGCGCGAGGGCTAAAGGCGCGTGCGCCTACTGGCACGCCAGGCACTCGTCATAATCGGTGCTCTCCGCCGTCGCGAGTTCGACCTGTTTGGGGTCGAGCGTATTGTCGGCGTCGACGCCGCCGGCGAAGCCCGCCCGCTGCACGCTCTTCGACCGCAGATAATAGAGCGACTTGATGCCGAGCTCCCAGGCGCGGAAGTGGAGCATCAGCAGATCCCATTTCTCGACATCGGCCGGGATGAAGAGATTGAGCGACTGCGCTTGGTCGATATAGGGCGCGCGATCGGCGGCGAGTTCGAGCAGCCAGCGCTGGTCGATCTCGAAGCTGGTCTTGAAGCTGTCCTTCTCCTCGGCGCTCAGGAAATCGAGATGCTGGACGCTGCCGCCTTTCTCGAGGATCGAATTCCAGACATTGGCGCTGTCCTTCGATTTTTCCTGCAGCAGTTCCTCAAGATATTTGTTCTTGACGATGAAGCTGCCGGACAGGGTCTTGTGCGTGTAGATGTTCGCCGGAATCGGCTCGATGCACGCCGACGTCCCGCCGCAGATGATGCTGATCGAGGCGGTCGGCGCGATCGCCATCTTGCAGCTGAACCGCTCCATCACGCCCTGGTCCGCCGCATCGGGGCAAGGGCCGCGTTCGTTCGCCAGCATCATCGAGGCTTCGGACGCCTTGGTCTGGATATGCTTGAAGATTTTGAGGTTCCAGCTTTTCGCCAGCGCGCTCTCGAAGCCGAGGCCGCGCGCCTGCAGGAAACTGTGATAGCCCATCACGCCCAGGCCCACCGAGCGTTCCTGCTCGGCGCTGTACTTGGCCCGCGCCATCTCGTCGGGCGCGCGGTCGATATAGTCCTGCAGCACATTGTCGAGGAAGCGCATGACATCCTCGATGAACATCGGCTCCTCGCTCCACTCGTCCCACATTTCGAGATTGAGCGAAGAGAGGCAGCAGACAGCGGTGCGGTCGTTGCCGTGCTGGTCCATGCCGGTCGGGAGCGTGATCTCCGAGCAGAGATTGGAGGTCGAAACTTTCAGCCCGACATCGCGCTGATGCTTGGGCATCATGCGGTTCACCGTGTCGTTGAAGACGATATAGGGTTCGCCGGTCGCGAGCCGCGTCTCGACGAGCTTCTGGAACAGCGAACGCGCATCGACGGTGGCGCGGACGCTGCCGTCCTTGGGCGATTTCAGGTCGAACTCCGCTCCGTCGCGCACGGCTTCCATGAACTCGTCGGTCACGAGTACGCCGTGATGGAGGTTCAGCGCCTTGCGGTTGAAGTCGCCGCTCGGTTTGCGGATTTCGAGAAATTCCTCGATCTCGGGATGCGAGATATCGAGATAGCAGGCCGCCGAGCCGCGCCGCAGCGAGCCCTGGCTGATCGCCAGCGTCAGCGAATCCATCACGCGGACGAAGGGGATGATGCCGCTGGTCTTGCCGTTGAGGCCGACCGGTTCGCCGATCCCGCGCACGCTGCCCCAATAGGTGCCGATGCCGCCGCCGCGGCTGGCGAGCCAGACATTCTCGTTCCAGGTTCCGACAATGCCTTCGAGGCTGTCGGATACGGAATTGAGATAACAGGAGATGGGCAACCCGCGGCCCGTGCCGCCGTTCGAAAGGACGGGCGTTGCCGGCATGAACCAGAGCTTCGAGATATAGTCGTAGAGCCGCTGCGCATGGTCTGCATCGTCGGCATAGGCCGATGCGACCCGCGCGAAGAGGTCCTGATAGCTTTCGTCGGGCAGGAGGTAGCGGTCCTTCAGCGTCTCCTTGCCGAATTCCGTCAGCAGGTCGTCGCGCGACTCATCCTGCTCGATCGGATGCATTTGCGGGCGGATCGATTTGCTGGTCAGCTCCTCTTCCGCCGTCTCATCCGTCTTCGGTGCGTCCATCGCCTCGATCACATCGTCCACCGTGACTTCGCCGTTATTCGCCAGATCCATTGCCCTAATACCCCTTTACCACCATTTCCTATATAGGAATGTTCCTACTTCGTTCGAGTCGGAAACTCCGTTCCTACACCCCTTTTTTGGCCTTGCGGGAACTCATTTGACCTTGTCCCCGATATCCACACGGGTTCGTCCGCAGGAGACAATAGGAGTGGGTGCCGCGAAACGCGATCGCGGCGCATTACCACAACCTATTGGGTAGGCCCCCGGCCGAACCACTAGCCATAGTGTCCCAACCGCGAGTCGGGCACAAGAGGGTTAACCGGAAATTTGTGATTCGATTCACCGCTATTCTGACTCGGTTCGTCGCAGGCGGCTCCCTTCGCAGGTGCAGCGACGCATGGACCGAACTGGCCTTGCGGGATTGCAAGGGAACGGACCGGGAACGAAAAAATTTTGCTCTGATCTGCGTTTCATCCGGAAAAGCGAACGCGAACGTCGTTGCTAAACGAAATCGTCATTCCGGACTTGATCGGGAATCCAGGGCGGCAGGTGACGACGCTTTTGGCTCTGGATTCCGGATCAAGTCCGGAATGACGGGTTCCGGTATTTGACATTTTATATAGCTATCTATTATATAGTTACATATGCAATAGGAGTTTCGCCATGCCGACACGCCGCAGGATTCTCGTCACCGGTGCCGCCAGCGCCGTCATTATCGGGGGCGGCCTGTTCGCCTATGACATCTTCTCGCCGAGCCTCGCCGAAGCGCGCGAACCATGGCGGCAGGCGGCCGAGGGGTTCGGCGATCCGCGGCTCGATATCCTCGCCTATGCGATCCTCGCGCCCAATCCGCACAACAAGCAGCCCTGGCTGATCGAGCTGATCGGCGAGGACGGTATCCGCATCACCGCCGATCTCGACCGGATGCTGCCCGAAACCGATCCGCCCTGCCGCCAGATCACGATCGGCTTCGGCGCGTTCCTCGAGCAGTTGCGCATGGCGGCTGCGGAAAAGGGATATCGCGCCGAGATAACGCCTTTTCCAGAAGGCGAGCCGCAGCCCGTTTTCGACGATCGCCCGATCGCCGATATCCGCCTGGTCCGCGAACCGGGCATCGCGACGGATCCGCTGTTCGATCTCGTGCTGGAGCGGCATACGAATCGCGAGCATTATGAACCCCGCCCCGTCACCGACCGGCAGTTCGCCGCCTTGCGCGCGGCCCTGCCCGATGGAATCGCGATGGGCTGGGCGAACGAAGCGGGCCAAGTGGAGGCGCTCAAGGCCATCGCGACCGATGCCTGGCTGATCGAATATCGAACGCCGCGCACGCTGCAGGAAAGCATCGATGTGATGCGGATCGGCGCGGACGAGGCGGTCGCCAATCCCGACGGCATCATTCTCGACGGGCCTGTGATGGAAGCCGCGAACAATCTCGGCATCGTGACGCGCCAAGCACTGGCCGATCCGGACAGCTATGCCTTTGCCGAGGGCATCACCATGTACACCGCGCTGATCGATGCCAGCCCCTCGATGCTCTGGCTCCATACGCCGGACAATAGCCGGGCGACGCAGCTCGCGACCGGCGCCGCCTGGCTTCGGGTCCAGCTCGCCGCTACACGGGAGGGGCTGGCGATGCAGCCGCTGAGCCAGGTCTTGCAGGAGTTTCCCGAAATGGCCGGGCAATATGTGCGCCTCCACGAGCATCTGGGCATCGCTGCCCCGGCGCGCGTGCAGGGGCTGTTCCGGATCGGCCATGCGCCGGCCGTGCAGCCCGCGCCGCGCTGGCCGCTGACCAGCCGGCTGATCGACGCCTGATGGGAAAACCCGGGGAAACGGCGCCCAAGGGACCGGGGCTGAAGGGCGATCCGCTCGGCAATCTGGTGATGACCGAGATCGGCATCATCGCCCAGCTTGCCGGCACGCTGTTCGAAAGCGTCCTGCCCGACGGCATGACCCAGGCCCAATATGGCGTACTCAATCACCTGCTGCGGATGGAGGCCGAACGCACGATCGGCGAGCTGGCCAGCTCCTTCCAGGTGCGCCAGCCGACCATGTCGTCCACCGTCCGCAAGCTCGAGGACAAGGGGCTGGTCGAGCTGAAAAGCGATTCGCGCGACCGGCGGATCCGCCGGGTGGCGATCACGAAAGCCGGGAGGGCGGCGCGCCAGGCCGGGCTCGACGCGCTGGGGCCGCTCTATGCCGAGCTGATGACCCATATGTCGGAAAGGGAATTGCAAGCGATCCTGCCGACCCTCACCAAATTGCGCGTCATCCTCGACGAGCGGCGGCCGGGCTGAGCGGCGCCGGTGGCGGTCGCGTCCCCTGTCGGTCGGGCGTGCGATCGGTTATCATCGCACCCATGATCTGGATCGTCTTCCTCATGGGCGTCGCCAACATCTTTCTCCATCGCAGCGTGATGGAGGGGCGCGGTCCCGTATTCGCCGAGATCGCCCAGACCTTGCACCGCTTCGGCGGCGGTTATGGCGGCTATGCGATCGAATTCGTCTTCCTCGTCGGCGCGCTCTGGTTCGCGAAACAGGGCCAGCCGATGGTGCTGTTCATCTACGGCGCCTACACGGCGCTCAATATCGGCACCTTCGTGATGCTGACCCAGATGAACAAACGCTAGGGATTTAGGGCAGGCGGATCGCGAGCCGCTGCGGCGCGCCATCCGCGACCCCGTCGAACAGGATCAGCAGCGAGACAGTATCGCCGTCGATGCCGGTGATCGCCATCGTCTCCGCCTTGCCGCCGCGCGGCGCATCGATGGTCGCAAGCAGCGGAGCGGCACCGTCCGCGCCGCGCAGATGGAGGCGATAGGGCACGTCCTGATCCTGGGCCGGACCGGACAGGATCAGCAATCGCCCGTCGGGAAGAAAGGCAAGATCGCGGACGCCCGCATCCGCGCCGAGCGCGATCGGAACGGCGCGGCCGGGGCCGACGATATCGGGCGAAAAGAGCGCCGTCGCGCTGGTTTCGAAGAGATAGGCCGTTCCGTCGACGACCGGCGCGCGCAGGCCGAAGACGATGCGGTCCCCGCGCGCCGCGAGCCCTTCGATCGTCAGGCCGTTACCCGCGCGCAGCGAGGTGCCGAAAAAGCGCGCGAGCGCGGGGTCGCGGCGCAGCATGCCGGACAGCCGGTGGCTGGTCGCGATGGCGACGGTTCCCGCCACGATCTCGCCGGCCGGATCGTCCGGTGCGATGCGCGCGACGATGAAGCTGGCGGGGCGCAATTCGTCGCTGTTGCGCGAACAGCCATGCGACCCCGTGACATAGAAGACGCCGTCGTCGAACGCCGCGGCCTCGCCGTCCAGCTCGCGATTGTCCGGATCGGCATCCGAACAGATATCGCGCGGCGGCGTGCCGAGCGGCTGGCCGACGCCGAGCAGCCCGAACCGCCGGCCCGCGGCGAGGATCGCGCCGTCGAACGAAGCCCATTGCGCCGCATCGCCCTCGTCCTCGATGGCAAGGCAGCGCATGCCGCCCGCCCCGTGCTGCCAGTCGCAGGCCAGGCCGCTCACATCCTCGGACGGCGCGCCATCTTCGCCGAAATGCCCGGCGACGGTGATGCCCGTCTCGAGCGGCGGCGCTGCCTCGGGTGTCCCGCCGCAGCCGGCCAGCCCCGTAAGCAGGGTGAGGGTCAGGACGCGCATGCAACGCATTGCGTGGCCATCGGATCGATCTCGAGCCGCTTTGCGGCGATCGCTTCGCCGCAGGACAGGCACCAGCCATATTCGCCCTCGTCGATCCGCCGGAGCGCGGCGTCGATCCGCGCGATGTCGGACTGGCGGCGGCGCGCTTCGGCATCGGCCATCGCCTGTTGCTGCATCGCGTCCATCCGCGAGAGCCGCCCGACGCTCTGCTGGTCGAGTTCGACCGGCTTGCGCCATTCCGCCGCGCCCGCGTCCTCGCCGCTGAGCTGCGCGCGCAGGGCGACAAGCTTTGCGCGGAAATGCGCGATCCGGGTGTCGGACAGATCAGTCATCGGCTGGCGGTCTATAGGTTTCGAGCGGCAAGTCCTGCGCCAGCCGTTCCTCGACGGCGGAGAAGGCCGAGCGGCCGGGGCGGGGCGTTTCCGGCAGGCCGGTCGCGAAATAGGCGACGCCGCGCCTTTCCTCGTGGCTGATCCAGAGCCCGGACCGCAGGCCATAGGCTTCGCCCGAATGGCCGCTATAGACGGCGCCGGTCGCGAAGAGATCGTCGTCGCACTCGCCGCCATCGCCGTTCAGCGTGTGGACGCCATGGTTGTAGCGGCAAAAGAAGCCGCCCGCGCTTTCACCATTTGCCGTGATCGGCGCGCGGCCGCCGCTGTAGAGCATCGGGATCAGCGGCAATCGGCGGTAGTGCCGGCCGACAAAGGCGAATTCCGTCCCCTCGCCGCGCGACAGGAAGAGCATGCCGATACGGGCGAGATCGCTTGCCGAAATCCGCAAGCCCCCCTGCGGGCTGAACGCGGCGCCGTTGCGGGCGAGGCGGTAGGTGTCGAGATCGCAGCTGCCGTCGCGAGCCGGTGTGGCGGGGCAGTCCTCCGCGATTGCGCGCTGGCTGTCGCGCGCGACTTCACCATCCGGTCGATACAGTGCCACCGCTCGGCTGCGCGCTTCGTCGCTGCATGTCGTCCAGTTGAAACAGGCGTCGAGCCCGAGCGGCTCGAAAACGGTGCGCGCCATGAGACGATCGAAGCGTTCGCCGGTCGCGCCTTCCAGAACCGCGGCGATGATCGGAAAGTTGAGATTGGCATAGGCGAACCAGCCGGGCGGGTGTTCGGCGTCCCAGGCTTCGGGCTGGCCGGTCCACGCTTCGAGATCGGCGTCGAGCGGTAGTGCATAACCGGCCGTGTCGCGTACACCGGCCCGATGGTCGAGCAGCGCGCGCAGCGTGATGACCTCGTCGGGGAAATGCGGATTGCGGAGCCGCCAGCCGAGATGAATCGAGACATCGTCGCGCAGGTCGATCGCGCCCTCCTCGACTAGCCTTGCCGCGGCGAGCGCGACCACGAGCTTCGAAATACTCGCGATGCGCACCGGGTCGTCGACGGTCAGTTCCCGTTCGGTATCCAGATCGGCGAGCCCGCCGGCGGCGCTCTCCACAATGCCGTTCGCATCGAACTCGACCCGCGCCCAGCCGATCACGGGATCGGCCGCCGGGACGGGTTCCGCCCCGGTTTCCGACTGGGCTGCTATACCGCCCAAAAGGCAGGTTGCGATCAAACAGAGGATCGGCGACATGCGGAAAACTCTATGGGAAAGATCGCCGCAACGCCATGATCAAACGCCTGTTCCGCTGGCTGGGCAGCGGGCTTCTCTTTCTGCTGATCGCAGTCCTGCTGGCGCCGGTCGTGGTGCCGCCGTTTCTCGATCGCATCTATTATGACGGCCCGGTCTCGGAGAATTTCGACGGCGAGCGGTTCGTCAATCCGGACGAGGGCGCGGGCGGCTGGGTCGGCGATCCGACGCGGGTCGGCAATCCCCGCCGGAGCAGCTTCCTCCTGCGCTTCATCACGGGCGACGACCGGCCGGGCTGGCCAGAACGCGTGCCCGTTACCCCGATCGTGCCCGGCGAGCGTGTCGCGGGCGACCGGATGGTGACGACCTGGGTCGGCCATGCCTCCGCGCTGATCCAGACCCAGGGCCTCAACATCCTCACCGATCCGATCTGGTCCGACTATGCCTCGCCCTTCCAGGGCGTCGGGCCGCGCCGCGTCGCCGCGCCCGGCATCCGGTTCGAGGATCTCCCGCCGATCGATCTCGTCGTGATCAGCCACAATCATTACGACCATCTCGATCTCGCCACCCTGCGGCGGCTCTGGGAGCGGGACCGGCCACTGATCGTCACGAGCCTCGGCAACGAGACGGTGATCGCCGAAGCCGGCGCCGAGGCCGTGACGCGTGACTGGGGCGGGATCGTGGAGGTATCGCCCGATGTCTCGGTGATCGTCACCCGCAACCATCATTGGGGCTCGCGCTGGGGCGTCGACCGCAACCGCGCGCTCTGGTCGAGCTTCGTCATCACGACGCCGGCGGGGAACATCTTTTTCGGCGGCGATACGGGACCGGGCGACATGCGCTGGCCCGAAGAGGCGGCCGCATACGGCCCGGTGCGGCTCGCCTTCATCCCGATCGGCGCCTTCCGCTTCCAGCCGGGGCAGGAATGGAGCGGCAACCATATCGGCCCGATGCACGCGATCCAGGCCTGGAACCGGCTCGGCCGCCCGGTTTCGATCGGCGTCCATTGGGGCACGTTCCGCCTGTCCTGGGAAGGCTATTGGACGCCGGCGCGGATGCTGCACATGCTGCAGGACTGCGCGGGTATCGAGGACGGCTTCTTCCGCGCCGTCCGCCATGGCCAGCGCTTCGATATCCCGCCGGTGCGCGAGACGGCGGAGGTAGACGAAGCGGCCGTCGAACGCTGCGCGACGGAGCCCGAAATCCGGGCTTTGGATTAGTTTGGGGGGTTTGTTTGTCAGAACGTTGCGAGCGCAACGTCACCGCACCGGCCCGCTCCCCCTCCCGGCCTCCCATTGAGTGTACCCTAGTGGGAGGCCGGGAGGGGGAGCGGGCCGGTGCGGCGATTTCCCGACAGGGAAATTCTGACAAGGGAATCAGCGCCGCTCGCCCTATCGGTCGAGTGACAAAACTACCCGACCTTGAACGCGCAGAGCTTGTTGCCGTCGAGATCGCGGAAATAGGCTGCGTAGAAGCCCATTTCTTCCGGTTCGCGCAAGCCCGGCGCGCCCTCGTCATCGGCGCCCAGCTCTAGCGCCTTGGCATGCAGCGCGTCCACCTCGGCACGATCCTCGGCCTGGAGCGCGATCATCATGCCGTTACCGACCGTCGCCTTTTCGCCGTTGAACGGCGGGGTGACGCACAGCATCGGCTGGCCCATTTCCTTGCCGTAACCGGTAAAGCCTTCGTCGAGCTGCATCAGCCGTTTCGCCCCCACGGTTTCGAACAGCGCGTCGTAAAAGCCCCGCGCCTTTTCCAGATCGTTGGTGCCGATAGTCGCATAGCCAATCATTGTTTCAGCCTTTCAGAAGGGAGAGGAAAATCGCGCGGCATCATGCTCGTGCGTCGCAGTCGCCGTCAATGACGTCCGAGGTAAGAATGGCCGCGCGACGGGTTCAGCAGTTCTTGCCTGCATAGAAATAGTGAAACTCCACCTCGTACAGGCTCTGTCCGCC
Coding sequences within it:
- a CDS encoding VOC family protein, translated to MIGYATIGTNDLEKARGFYDALFETVGAKRLMQLDEGFTGYGKEMGQPMLCVTPPFNGEKATVGNGMMIALQAEDRAEVDALHAKALELGADDEGAPGLREPEEMGFYAAYFRDLDGNKLCAFKVG
- a CDS encoding MBL fold metallo-hydrolase, translating into MIKRLFRWLGSGLLFLLIAVLLAPVVVPPFLDRIYYDGPVSENFDGERFVNPDEGAGGWVGDPTRVGNPRRSSFLLRFITGDDRPGWPERVPVTPIVPGERVAGDRMVTTWVGHASALIQTQGLNILTDPIWSDYASPFQGVGPRRVAAPGIRFEDLPPIDLVVISHNHYDHLDLATLRRLWERDRPLIVTSLGNETVIAEAGAEAVTRDWGGIVEVSPDVSVIVTRNHHWGSRWGVDRNRALWSSFVITTPAGNIFFGGDTGPGDMRWPEEAAAYGPVRLAFIPIGAFRFQPGQEWSGNHIGPMHAIQAWNRLGRPVSIGVHWGTFRLSWEGYWTPARMLHMLQDCAGIEDGFFRAVRHGQRFDIPPVRETAEVDEAAVERCATEPEIRALD
- a CDS encoding serine hydrolase domain-containing protein → MSPILCLIATCLLGGIAAQSETGAEPVPAADPVIGWARVEFDANGIVESAAGGLADLDTERELTVDDPVRIASISKLVVALAAARLVEEGAIDLRDDVSIHLGWRLRNPHFPDEVITLRALLDHRAGVRDTAGYALPLDADLEAWTGQPEAWDAEHPPGWFAYANLNFPIIAAVLEGATGERFDRLMARTVFEPLGLDACFNWTTCSDEARSRAVALYRPDGEVARDSQRAIAEDCPATPARDGSCDLDTYRLARNGAAFSPQGGLRISASDLARIGMLFLSRGEGTEFAFVGRHYRRLPLIPMLYSGGRAPITANGESAGGFFCRYNHGVHTLNGDGGECDDDLFATGAVYSGHSGEAYGLRSGLWISHEERRGVAYFATGLPETPRPGRSAFSAVEERLAQDLPLETYRPPADD